The following proteins come from a genomic window of Pirellula staleyi DSM 6068:
- a CDS encoding UvrD-helicase domain-containing protein, whose protein sequence is MSHGLNPEQQEAVDTLRGPLLVLAGAGSGKTRVVTFRMANLIKHGTQPDRILAVTFTNKAAAEMQHRLSALLKTKSKIKPQVSTFHSHCVRLLRRHARVLGYPEKFAIYDRGDQESLARGVLRDIRVPSDLMRPGDLVTQIGSWKTLGIRPQEAERLASTDKEHLAASGYKKYQKALRHAGAVDFDDLLMLTEELFKIAPQVRQQEARQFDHLLVDEYQDTNGLQYRIIRALADEHRNICVVGDDDQSIYGWRGAEVKHILQFKNDWPDAKVVRLEWNYRSTSAILETANKLIAYNKHRHDKVLKAARAGGERPRIEQYPSEVEEARQVVADIAFRLKDGTRDPRDFAILFRTNEQPRAIETELRKAKLPYVMLGSQSFFDRKEVRDLLAYLRAIESPRDEVSMLRIINTPPRGIGERSVETVLSEAVRSGKTVWDVVSNLSEGPTLFGDAEKTTTLSDKNVAAIRSFSNLIQRYSEATARGDSLAELTRKLISETGYEQEVRRIYPDPEEQQMRLAAVEEVVNSVAAYEAEEEKPSISGYLDQVTLGQREMGDDKEKQLARNAIALMTLHASKGLEFPHVYMIGLEDGILPHSRSVKADSQDQIDEERRLCYVGITRAQERLTLSLALTRMKWGKPRDTTPSRFLFEIIGQADNPHSRGGTRPRSSSR, encoded by the coding sequence ATGAGTCATGGACTGAATCCCGAACAACAAGAGGCGGTCGATACGCTGCGCGGTCCGCTCCTGGTGCTTGCCGGAGCTGGTAGTGGCAAAACGCGTGTCGTCACGTTTCGCATGGCCAATCTGATCAAGCATGGCACCCAGCCCGATCGGATTTTGGCTGTCACCTTCACCAACAAAGCTGCTGCGGAAATGCAGCATCGCTTGAGCGCGCTGCTCAAAACCAAGTCGAAGATTAAGCCGCAGGTGTCGACCTTCCACTCGCACTGCGTTCGGCTGTTGCGCCGGCATGCACGTGTGCTGGGCTACCCCGAGAAGTTTGCAATTTACGACCGGGGAGATCAAGAGAGTCTCGCGCGGGGAGTGCTCCGCGACATTCGTGTTCCGAGCGATTTGATGCGTCCGGGCGATCTCGTGACGCAAATCGGCAGCTGGAAAACGCTCGGGATTCGCCCGCAAGAGGCCGAGCGTTTGGCGAGTACCGACAAAGAACATCTCGCCGCATCGGGCTACAAAAAGTATCAGAAAGCACTGCGTCATGCCGGAGCGGTCGACTTCGACGATCTGCTGATGCTGACTGAAGAACTTTTCAAGATTGCTCCCCAAGTTCGTCAGCAGGAAGCCCGCCAGTTCGATCATCTGCTCGTCGACGAGTATCAAGACACCAATGGTCTGCAGTACCGCATCATCCGAGCGCTAGCCGACGAGCATCGCAACATCTGCGTGGTGGGAGACGACGACCAGTCGATCTACGGCTGGCGTGGTGCCGAAGTCAAACACATTTTGCAGTTCAAAAACGATTGGCCCGATGCCAAAGTGGTGCGGCTCGAGTGGAACTATCGCAGCACCAGCGCAATCCTCGAAACAGCCAACAAACTGATCGCCTACAACAAGCATCGTCACGACAAAGTGCTGAAGGCAGCCAGGGCGGGTGGCGAACGGCCGCGCATCGAGCAGTATCCCAGTGAGGTGGAAGAAGCTCGGCAAGTGGTGGCCGATATTGCGTTTCGCCTGAAAGATGGAACGCGCGATCCTCGCGATTTTGCGATCCTGTTTCGAACGAACGAACAGCCTCGCGCCATCGAAACCGAACTTCGCAAAGCGAAATTGCCGTACGTGATGCTCGGCAGCCAATCGTTCTTCGATCGCAAAGAAGTGCGTGACTTGCTCGCTTATCTGCGCGCTATCGAGTCTCCTCGCGATGAGGTCTCGATGCTCCGGATCATCAACACACCGCCGCGCGGGATTGGCGAACGAAGTGTCGAAACGGTGCTTAGTGAAGCAGTCCGCTCCGGAAAAACTGTCTGGGATGTCGTCAGTAATTTGTCCGAAGGACCGACGCTGTTCGGCGATGCCGAAAAGACCACCACACTTTCCGACAAAAATGTGGCGGCGATTCGCAGTTTCAGCAATCTGATTCAGCGCTACAGCGAGGCGACTGCTCGTGGTGATTCGCTCGCCGAACTCACACGCAAGCTGATTTCCGAAACAGGCTATGAGCAAGAGGTGCGGCGGATCTACCCCGATCCTGAAGAGCAGCAGATGCGTCTTGCCGCTGTCGAAGAAGTGGTCAATAGCGTGGCTGCCTATGAAGCTGAAGAAGAGAAGCCTTCGATCTCCGGCTATCTCGATCAGGTCACGCTCGGACAGCGCGAAATGGGAGACGATAAAGAGAAGCAACTCGCTCGCAACGCAATCGCGCTGATGACGTTGCATGCCTCGAAGGGGCTAGAGTTTCCACACGTCTACATGATCGGCCTCGAGGATGGCATTCTCCCCCACTCACGTAGCGTGAAAGCCGATTCGCAAGATCAAATCGATGAAGAGCGACGTCTTTGCTACGTCGGTATCACGCGCGCTCAAGAGCGGCTCACGCTGTCGCTTGCCCTGACGCGCATGAAGTGGGGGAAGCCTCGCGATACCACCCCCAGCCGATTTCTGTTCGAAATCATCGGTCAGGCAGATAATCCTCACTCGCGCGGCGGAACTCGCCCTCGTAGTTCCAGCCGCTAG
- a CDS encoding DUF1501 domain-containing protein, whose product MSMFDDLLAAHTRRYFFGKMAHGLGTAALASLLAHDSQADDAAKVAAANELVSLGALKSLHHAPKAKRVIWLFMADAPSQLDLFDYKPKLADFFDKDLPESIRQGQRITTMTSGQSRLPVAPSTFKFAQHGKNGTWLSELLPKLGEVVDDIAIIKTMNTEAINHDPAITYIQTGSQIPGRPSMGAWSSYGLGSENQDLPAYVVLHSKLAPGSSSQALFSRLWGSGFLPTKHQGVALRSSGDPVLYLSNPGGVSKETRRKMLDGLAELNQQKYEAVGDPEITSRIAQYEMAYRMQSSVPELVDVSKETQETLDLYGPEVKEPGTFAYNCLLARRLAERGVRFTQVFLRGWDHHNNLPKQIPLLCKSMDQPAAGLLKDLKQRGMLEDTLVVWGGEFGRTVYSQGTLTKENHGRDHHPRCFTMWMAGAGVKPGVVHGETDDFSYNVVDKPVHIHDLNATILHLMGVNHEQLTYRFQGRDFRLTDVEGHVVKEILT is encoded by the coding sequence ATGTCTATGTTCGACGATTTGCTCGCTGCTCACACACGCCGCTACTTCTTTGGAAAGATGGCTCACGGTCTCGGGACCGCAGCGCTAGCCTCGCTCCTTGCACACGATTCGCAGGCCGACGACGCCGCGAAAGTAGCTGCGGCCAATGAACTCGTTTCACTTGGCGCACTCAAGTCGCTGCATCACGCGCCGAAAGCAAAACGGGTCATTTGGCTTTTCATGGCCGATGCTCCTTCACAGCTCGACTTGTTTGACTATAAGCCGAAACTGGCTGATTTTTTCGATAAGGATTTGCCCGAATCGATTCGTCAAGGACAACGCATCACGACGATGACGTCGGGGCAATCCCGGTTGCCTGTGGCGCCGTCGACCTTCAAGTTTGCTCAGCACGGCAAGAACGGAACCTGGCTCAGTGAACTCCTTCCCAAACTGGGTGAAGTGGTCGACGATATCGCCATCATCAAGACGATGAACACTGAGGCGATCAACCACGATCCAGCGATCACCTACATCCAAACGGGGAGTCAAATTCCAGGTCGGCCGAGCATGGGTGCCTGGAGTAGTTATGGTCTCGGAAGTGAAAACCAAGACCTGCCAGCGTATGTCGTGCTGCACTCGAAACTAGCGCCTGGTTCCTCATCCCAAGCCCTCTTCTCACGCTTGTGGGGATCGGGCTTTTTGCCGACCAAGCATCAAGGTGTGGCGCTACGTAGTAGTGGCGATCCGGTCCTTTATCTGTCGAATCCAGGTGGTGTTTCGAAAGAAACTCGCCGCAAGATGCTCGATGGTTTGGCTGAGCTCAATCAGCAGAAGTACGAAGCGGTAGGGGATCCCGAAATCACGTCGCGCATCGCGCAGTACGAGATGGCGTATCGCATGCAGTCGTCGGTTCCGGAACTCGTCGATGTCTCGAAAGAGACGCAGGAAACGCTCGATCTGTATGGCCCGGAAGTAAAAGAGCCTGGAACCTTTGCGTACAACTGTTTGCTCGCACGTCGCTTGGCCGAACGTGGTGTCCGTTTCACCCAGGTCTTTTTGCGAGGCTGGGATCATCACAACAACTTGCCGAAGCAGATTCCACTTCTGTGCAAGAGCATGGATCAGCCTGCCGCCGGTTTGCTGAAGGATCTAAAGCAACGTGGCATGCTCGAAGATACGCTTGTCGTTTGGGGTGGCGAGTTTGGCCGTACGGTCTACAGCCAAGGGACCCTCACCAAGGAAAATCATGGTCGCGATCACCATCCCCGCTGCTTCACCATGTGGATGGCAGGAGCTGGTGTGAAACCGGGCGTGGTGCATGGTGAGACCGACGACTTCAGCTACAACGTCGTCGACAAGCCGGTCCATATTCACGACCTGAATGCCACGATTTTGCACCTCATGGGAGTGAATCACGAGCAGCTGACCTATCGGTTCCAGGGTCGCGATTTCCGCCTCACCGATGTTGAGGGACATGTGGTGAAAGAGATCCTGACGTAG
- a CDS encoding PSD1 and planctomycete cytochrome C domain-containing protein — MLHASWWRAARMVFASATALLFCSWSLADEPAPAATAPGGKHLDFGRDIRLILSDNCFKCHGFDEKQRAAGLRLDQFEGATAALESGAKAIEPGKPEASELIARILSDDPSVQMPPPESGKKLTAEQKELLRRWISEGAEYQPHWSFVPPQRTAPPSVRDAAKARGPIDQFLLAKLEERGMTFVEPADRVTLLRRVTLDLTGLPPTMAEVDAFLADTSPEAYEKVVDRLLLSPRYGEHMARYWLDAARYGDTHGLHFDNERSLWPYRDWVIASYNKNQPFDQFTIEQLAGDLLENATPEQKVATGFNRCNVSTSEGGSINDEVLVRYGVDRVETTSTVFMGLTMGCAVCHDHKFDPLTQKDFYSLFAFFSGVAENAMDGNALSPPPIMKLASDDQQKKLAELDEQLKTTENERKTTLASLEYVDPGETADGNTSEPKDFVWIDDEAPAGAQLQGNTPWQFITEKEGPVHSGAKATTRKADGLSQHFFTGATATLSIGEGDKLFAYVYLDPTNPPKEVMLQFNDGNWEHRCYWGDNSIDWGAAGTASRIEMGPLPKTGEWVRLEVEAAKVGLAPGAALNGWAFTQNGGTVYWDTAGIVTRTPQLGRSFESLAAWQSYEKSQAKSSIPKPIKDLIAKEADKQTDDDKAKIREYFLENIHKSSKEKLQAFVKRTEELKAEKTKVEGAIPTSLVMAEMEKPRETFVLIRGAYDKKGDKVDAGTPGALPPMAESLPKNRLGLAKWLVDPNHPLTARVAVNRYWQNLFGAGIVKTSEDFGAQGQSPTHPELLDWLAREYIESGWNTKHMMKLMVMSTAYQQSSKITADLLAKDPANEWLSRGPRFRLDAEAIRDAALFASGLLVEERGGRGVRPYQPGGIWEAVAFQGSNTQNYKRDEGTALFRRSIYTFWKRTAPPASLTTFDAPSREACVVRRARTNTPLQALVLMNDEQYVEAARKLAERSMKEGGTAAADQLKFAFRIATGRVPTEAEQAVLLRMYEAHLADYTADKPAAEKLIATGASPRDASLDVTSLAAMTMVSNLVLNLDEVVTKE, encoded by the coding sequence ATGCTCCACGCGTCTTGGTGGCGTGCTGCGCGAATGGTTTTCGCGTCGGCAACAGCCCTCTTGTTCTGCTCTTGGTCGCTAGCCGACGAGCCCGCACCCGCAGCAACTGCGCCGGGAGGAAAGCATCTCGACTTCGGTCGCGACATTCGCTTAATCCTTTCCGACAATTGCTTTAAGTGTCACGGCTTCGACGAAAAACAGCGTGCTGCTGGACTTCGTCTCGACCAGTTCGAAGGGGCCACAGCAGCCCTCGAATCGGGCGCCAAAGCAATCGAGCCCGGCAAGCCTGAAGCGAGCGAGCTTATCGCGCGCATCTTGAGCGACGATCCGTCGGTACAGATGCCGCCCCCCGAATCGGGCAAGAAACTGACCGCTGAGCAAAAGGAACTCCTCCGGCGCTGGATTAGCGAAGGGGCCGAGTATCAGCCTCACTGGAGTTTTGTTCCGCCTCAGCGCACCGCACCACCGTCCGTCCGTGATGCCGCGAAAGCCCGCGGCCCGATCGACCAGTTTCTGCTTGCAAAACTCGAAGAACGCGGCATGACGTTCGTCGAGCCAGCCGATCGCGTGACGCTGCTGCGACGCGTGACGCTCGACCTTACCGGTCTTCCACCAACGATGGCGGAAGTCGATGCGTTCCTCGCTGACACAAGTCCCGAAGCGTATGAGAAAGTGGTCGACCGACTTCTTCTCTCGCCCCGCTATGGCGAGCACATGGCCCGCTACTGGCTCGACGCTGCTCGCTACGGCGACACGCACGGGCTGCACTTCGACAACGAACGTTCGCTCTGGCCTTATCGCGACTGGGTAATTGCTTCGTACAACAAAAATCAGCCATTCGATCAATTCACGATCGAGCAGCTCGCAGGTGATTTACTTGAGAATGCGACCCCCGAACAGAAGGTCGCCACCGGCTTTAATCGCTGCAACGTGAGCACCAGTGAAGGTGGCTCGATCAACGACGAAGTGCTGGTGCGCTACGGCGTCGATCGCGTCGAAACCACGAGCACTGTCTTCATGGGGCTCACGATGGGGTGCGCCGTTTGTCACGATCACAAGTTCGATCCACTGACGCAAAAAGATTTTTACAGCCTGTTTGCATTCTTCAGCGGCGTGGCTGAAAACGCGATGGATGGCAACGCCCTCTCGCCACCGCCGATCATGAAACTTGCCTCGGACGATCAGCAAAAGAAACTTGCTGAACTCGACGAGCAGCTGAAAACTACCGAGAACGAGCGCAAAACAACGCTCGCTTCCCTCGAGTATGTCGACCCTGGTGAAACCGCCGATGGGAACACCAGCGAACCGAAAGACTTCGTCTGGATCGACGACGAAGCGCCTGCCGGTGCGCAGTTGCAAGGCAACACCCCATGGCAGTTCATCACCGAGAAAGAAGGCCCGGTGCATAGCGGTGCGAAAGCGACGACGCGTAAGGCTGACGGACTGAGCCAGCACTTCTTCACCGGCGCCACGGCCACACTCTCGATCGGCGAGGGAGACAAACTGTTTGCCTACGTCTATCTCGACCCTACGAATCCTCCCAAGGAAGTGATGCTGCAGTTCAACGATGGCAACTGGGAGCATCGCTGCTACTGGGGCGATAACTCGATCGATTGGGGTGCTGCCGGAACCGCATCACGCATCGAGATGGGACCCCTTCCCAAAACGGGCGAATGGGTGCGACTCGAAGTCGAAGCGGCCAAAGTTGGGCTCGCTCCTGGGGCCGCGCTCAACGGCTGGGCCTTCACTCAGAATGGTGGCACAGTCTACTGGGATACTGCTGGCATCGTCACACGCACTCCCCAACTCGGCCGAAGTTTCGAGTCCCTCGCTGCCTGGCAAAGCTACGAGAAATCGCAGGCAAAATCGTCGATTCCTAAGCCGATCAAAGATCTAATTGCAAAAGAGGCCGACAAGCAAACCGACGACGACAAAGCCAAAATTCGTGAATACTTCCTCGAGAACATTCACAAAAGCTCGAAGGAAAAACTACAGGCCTTTGTGAAGCGTACGGAAGAGTTGAAGGCTGAAAAGACTAAAGTCGAAGGGGCCATTCCCACCTCGCTGGTGATGGCTGAAATGGAAAAGCCGCGCGAAACATTCGTGCTCATCCGAGGGGCTTACGATAAGAAGGGCGATAAGGTCGATGCGGGAACTCCCGGCGCACTTCCTCCGATGGCCGAGTCGCTTCCCAAGAATCGCCTCGGGCTCGCCAAGTGGCTGGTCGACCCCAATCATCCCCTCACCGCTCGCGTCGCCGTCAACCGCTACTGGCAAAACCTGTTTGGTGCGGGGATCGTAAAAACCTCAGAAGATTTTGGTGCTCAAGGGCAATCCCCCACACATCCCGAACTGCTCGACTGGCTCGCTCGCGAGTATATCGAAAGTGGCTGGAACACGAAGCACATGATGAAGCTGATGGTGATGTCGACCGCTTATCAGCAGTCGTCGAAAATCACCGCCGATCTGCTGGCAAAAGATCCTGCCAATGAATGGCTTTCGCGTGGTCCACGTTTCCGTCTCGATGCCGAGGCGATTCGCGACGCAGCGCTCTTCGCCAGCGGTTTGCTCGTCGAAGAACGTGGAGGTCGTGGTGTTCGACCTTATCAACCAGGTGGCATTTGGGAAGCTGTCGCTTTCCAAGGGAGCAACACGCAGAACTACAAACGCGATGAAGGGACAGCCCTCTTTCGCCGCAGCATCTACACGTTCTGGAAACGGACTGCACCCCCGGCCTCGCTGACCACGTTTGATGCACCATCGCGCGAAGCGTGTGTGGTGCGTCGGGCTCGCACCAACACGCCGCTGCAAGCCCTCGTGCTGATGAACGACGAGCAGTATGTCGAAGCGGCTCGCAAATTGGCCGAACGCTCGATGAAAGAAGGGGGAACTGCAGCCGCCGATCAGCTGAAGTTTGCCTTCCGCATCGCGACCGGGCGAGTTCCTACCGAAGCCGAGCAAGCAGTTTTGCTCCGAATGTACGAGGCCCACTTGGCCGACTACACCGCCGACAAACCGGCTGCTGAAAAACTGATTGCCACTGGCGCGAGCCCGCGCGACGCTAGCCTCGATGTCACAAGTCTCGCCGCGATGACGATGGTGAGCAACCTGGTCCTGAATCTCGACGAAGTCGTGACGAAGGAATAA
- a CDS encoding cadherin domain-containing protein — translation MKHLWKWLGEALRRSTGESSSRSHSRSKNRRGRLRLESLESRAMMASDILPVLMVVADQSDFYYQEYGDTRMSIEAAGLDVQVAATTTNPTVPHVNTGEGADGGLLTPDLALADVNASDYSAIVFVGGWGSSMYQYAFPGTYSDGRYNGDLATKGVVNELINDFVEQDKYVTAICHGTTVLAWARVDGVSLLAGRTVAIPYIGSPATFYQGQYYGYFELSQQAQMDFNGAITQGSSGAIGDPDTAADDVWVDGKIITAENYDSAAMFGQVIASHLLADAEGDDEGGPIDPPPPTNHAPTIADGSMSIEENSAIATLVVQVSGSDVDPEDLLTYSIVSGNESGIFSIDAATGEIRIASSTNLDFEADALHTLVVAVSDGELSSEASIEIAVLDVDETPPPPPMPLPPGPSNLTLPASPVAVVDGVLIVQGTEGADYLYVYPGAQAGSVMVYRNGQYFSFAAGTVNSAVIHALGGDDFVGTCMLNLSVEIYGGNGHDELHGAIAPSYIDGGEGSDRIYGGASSDWIVGGNGDDQIEARGGADLVQGGAGTDTINGGLGNDILIGGQGPDRLNGQADDDLLIGGDLQSAAVGASLLGLLAQWNTDAATRAQIWDQGDLGGDFSVVGDSAVDCLFSGSGNDWLLAGLTDYIYQQEPGDELVRR, via the coding sequence ATGAAACATCTTTGGAAATGGCTCGGCGAAGCACTTCGCCGCAGCACTGGCGAGTCTTCAAGTCGATCACACTCACGATCGAAAAATCGACGAGGTAGGTTGCGTCTTGAGTCGCTCGAATCACGCGCGATGATGGCCAGTGATATCTTGCCGGTGCTGATGGTGGTCGCTGATCAAAGCGACTTCTACTACCAAGAGTACGGCGATACACGCATGTCGATCGAAGCTGCAGGGCTCGATGTGCAAGTCGCCGCAACTACTACGAACCCAACAGTTCCGCACGTCAACACGGGTGAAGGAGCCGATGGTGGTCTTCTTACTCCCGACCTTGCACTAGCGGATGTTAATGCGTCCGACTATTCGGCCATCGTCTTCGTGGGGGGCTGGGGTTCGTCGATGTACCAGTATGCCTTCCCAGGAACTTATAGCGATGGTCGCTACAACGGCGATCTGGCGACGAAGGGAGTGGTGAATGAACTGATCAACGATTTCGTGGAGCAGGACAAGTATGTCACGGCCATTTGCCACGGCACGACCGTGCTGGCTTGGGCGCGTGTCGATGGCGTGAGCCTGCTCGCAGGCCGGACTGTTGCCATTCCTTACATCGGTTCGCCAGCCACCTTCTATCAGGGGCAGTATTACGGTTACTTCGAACTCTCGCAGCAAGCGCAGATGGACTTCAACGGCGCTATCACGCAAGGTTCCTCTGGCGCGATTGGCGATCCTGATACCGCGGCCGATGACGTGTGGGTCGATGGAAAAATTATCACCGCCGAGAACTACGACTCGGCCGCAATGTTTGGTCAGGTGATTGCATCGCATCTGCTCGCAGATGCTGAGGGGGACGACGAGGGTGGACCGATCGATCCTCCTCCACCCACCAACCATGCGCCGACGATAGCAGATGGCTCAATGTCCATTGAAGAGAATTCCGCAATCGCAACGCTCGTCGTGCAGGTAAGCGGCAGCGATGTTGACCCCGAAGATCTGCTCACTTACTCGATCGTGAGTGGCAACGAGTCCGGCATTTTCTCGATCGACGCAGCGACGGGCGAGATTCGGATCGCTTCCAGCACCAACCTCGATTTCGAAGCCGATGCACTCCACACGCTGGTTGTGGCCGTGAGTGATGGCGAACTCAGTTCGGAGGCCAGTATCGAGATTGCCGTTCTCGACGTCGATGAAACTCCGCCACCTCCTCCGATGCCACTTCCACCGGGACCTTCCAATCTGACGCTACCGGCAAGTCCCGTCGCTGTGGTGGATGGCGTGCTGATTGTGCAAGGGACAGAAGGGGCCGACTATTTGTATGTCTATCCCGGTGCTCAGGCTGGGAGCGTGATGGTTTATCGCAACGGGCAATACTTCAGCTTCGCAGCCGGCACGGTGAACTCGGCTGTGATTCACGCTCTGGGGGGCGATGATTTTGTCGGCACCTGCATGCTGAATTTGAGTGTCGAAATCTATGGCGGTAATGGCCACGACGAACTGCACGGCGCTATTGCACCGAGCTACATCGACGGAGGTGAGGGGAGCGACCGAATCTACGGTGGTGCTTCGTCGGACTGGATCGTTGGTGGCAACGGGGACGACCAGATTGAAGCTCGTGGTGGGGCCGACTTGGTGCAGGGTGGAGCCGGAACTGACACGATCAATGGTGGACTGGGTAACGACATCCTAATCGGTGGCCAGGGACCTGATCGACTCAACGGTCAGGCCGACGACGACCTGCTGATTGGTGGCGATCTGCAAAGTGCTGCGGTTGGTGCTTCACTCCTGGGGTTGCTTGCCCAGTGGAACACCGATGCCGCCACCCGGGCGCAAATCTGGGACCAAGGGGACCTCGGTGGCGACTTCAGCGTGGTGGGCGATTCGGCCGTCGATTGTCTGTTTAGCGGAAGTGGCAACGATTGGCTGCTGGCTGGTTTGACCGACTATATCTACCAGCAAGAGCCTGGAGATGAACTTGTGCGTCGCTAA
- a CDS encoding protein kinase, with translation MIVSQHPSIERLVQFGQGRLEPAEAAVIESHLAECEACGRLLESVPDDTLIQLARDAQKQTLGMHMPTEQTATEPKSDTVPVQLLQHPRYEVTGGLGTGGMGAVYKAEHRMMQRTVALKVIRQNFIASKALVERFEREVRAAAKLSHPNIVAAYDAEEADGLHFLVMEYVDGISLDRLVKKRGPLAPHEAAQLIRQAATGLSHAHSHGMVHRDIKPQNLMVTKKGQLKILDFGLARLATSVGDESAAHDPTHEKNLAPGATRAGMVLGTPDYIAPEQVTDARAADVRSDLYALGCTLYFLLTGEPPFAGGSVVDKLSGHLSREVVAVSTKRNDVSVELAQIMGKLLAKNPADRFQTPSELVAALAPHVKQKTEPSVSKTTIPEQPAASEFANFAPIVSKELPMHATQERESTGTGMILAIAAAVIGGVLLLGIVAVAGLGMFAYTVDVVERPQPTPIVQGMTEQEAAHQQATQAESPPSSTSEGIPTASPTAASNSGTEETSAAPAASISSETQAAGDNSPGSIAAQKFASENTEPASASTSPAAAVSKNILVVLPRRGLWYGDFGPLADQLRKEGYTVTVASTAAGQAELLEGSEGSAVDIDLVLKDVDTTNYGAIVVAGFNVASMCDGADAKLVKGLLEKMNRESKPLVGICGGQRVLAYHGWLEGRTVAHSPIAAQDPKYNACGANFDHDLAVKVDGSILTARDDKAAAELGKRLAGYLAARQK, from the coding sequence ATGATCGTCTCCCAACATCCGAGCATCGAGCGATTGGTGCAGTTCGGCCAAGGACGACTCGAACCAGCGGAAGCTGCAGTCATCGAGTCGCATCTCGCCGAGTGTGAGGCGTGTGGCAGGCTCCTCGAATCAGTCCCCGACGACACGCTGATTCAGCTCGCTCGCGATGCCCAAAAACAGACCCTCGGCATGCACATGCCGACCGAACAAACCGCCACCGAGCCAAAAAGCGATACGGTGCCTGTGCAACTACTGCAGCATCCACGCTATGAAGTGACAGGGGGGCTCGGAACGGGAGGGATGGGAGCTGTCTACAAAGCCGAGCATCGCATGATGCAGCGCACCGTGGCGCTGAAAGTGATTCGTCAAAACTTCATTGCCAGCAAAGCGCTGGTCGAACGCTTTGAACGTGAAGTCCGCGCCGCAGCCAAGCTTTCCCACCCCAATATTGTCGCCGCCTACGACGCTGAAGAAGCCGACGGACTCCACTTCTTGGTGATGGAATATGTCGACGGAATCAGCCTCGATCGACTGGTGAAGAAACGTGGTCCGCTGGCACCTCACGAGGCTGCGCAGCTGATTCGTCAGGCAGCCACCGGTCTCTCACACGCGCATTCGCATGGTATGGTGCATCGCGACATCAAGCCTCAGAACTTGATGGTCACGAAGAAAGGTCAGCTGAAGATACTGGACTTCGGTTTGGCTCGTCTCGCGACGTCAGTTGGCGATGAATCGGCGGCGCACGATCCGACTCACGAAAAAAATCTAGCGCCCGGCGCAACACGAGCGGGCATGGTGCTCGGCACTCCCGACTATATCGCGCCCGAGCAAGTCACCGATGCGCGCGCCGCCGATGTGCGGAGCGACCTCTACGCCCTCGGTTGCACGCTCTATTTCCTCCTCACAGGCGAACCACCCTTTGCGGGCGGAAGTGTCGTCGACAAGTTGTCGGGACATCTCTCGCGTGAAGTTGTGGCGGTGAGCACCAAGCGCAACGACGTGAGCGTTGAGCTCGCGCAGATCATGGGGAAGCTACTCGCGAAGAATCCTGCCGATCGATTCCAAACTCCCTCGGAGTTGGTCGCGGCTCTAGCCCCGCATGTGAAACAAAAAACGGAGCCTTCCGTGAGCAAAACCACCATTCCCGAACAACCCGCCGCCAGCGAGTTTGCCAATTTCGCGCCGATCGTTTCGAAGGAACTTCCGATGCATGCCACTCAAGAGCGAGAGTCCACGGGAACTGGCATGATCCTTGCCATTGCAGCCGCAGTGATCGGAGGAGTGTTACTGCTGGGGATCGTCGCTGTCGCAGGCTTGGGGATGTTTGCTTACACCGTGGATGTGGTCGAACGCCCCCAGCCGACACCGATCGTGCAAGGGATGACCGAGCAAGAGGCCGCGCATCAGCAAGCCACGCAGGCTGAATCGCCGCCATCCAGCACTTCGGAAGGCATCCCCACCGCATCACCAACGGCAGCCTCAAATTCAGGCACGGAAGAGACGTCTGCCGCTCCTGCAGCAAGTATTTCTTCGGAAACACAAGCGGCTGGCGACAACTCGCCAGGATCGATCGCTGCCCAGAAATTCGCCTCCGAAAACACCGAACCAGCGTCAGCTTCAACTTCGCCTGCAGCCGCCGTCAGCAAAAATATCTTGGTCGTTTTGCCACGTCGTGGACTTTGGTATGGCGACTTTGGACCGCTGGCTGATCAACTGCGAAAAGAGGGCTATACCGTCACCGTCGCCTCGACAGCAGCGGGGCAGGCTGAACTCCTGGAAGGGAGTGAAGGCTCGGCTGTCGATATCGATCTGGTGCTGAAAGATGTCGATACTACGAATTATGGAGCGATCGTGGTGGCGGGATTCAACGTCGCCAGCATGTGCGATGGTGCCGATGCAAAACTGGTGAAAGGGCTGCTCGAGAAGATGAATCGCGAGAGCAAGCCGCTTGTCGGAATCTGTGGTGGTCAGCGTGTACTGGCATATCACGGCTGGCTCGAAGGCCGCACGGTGGCTCACAGTCCAATCGCGGCACAAGATCCCAAGTACAACGCCTGTGGTGCCAATTTCGATCACGACCTGGCTGTGAAAGTCGATGGCTCGATCCTGACAGCCCGCGACGATAAGGCCGCCGCCGAACTTGGCAAACGACTCGCTGGCTATCTTGCGGCACGTCAAAAATAG